A genomic stretch from Hemibagrus wyckioides isolate EC202008001 linkage group LG02, SWU_Hwy_1.0, whole genome shotgun sequence includes:
- the suz12a gene encoding polycomb protein suz12-A isoform X1 has product MAPHKPGSDPYRSAKTHAHPTHASSLAMSAAKRPKMEQLQADHELFLQAFEKPTQIYRFLRTRNLIAPIFLHRTLTYMSHRNSRASGKRKHFTVDDLLFKVERMKTEQEAHNLASHLQLTFTGFFHKVDKTQNCENEESSVSLEVLLIKVCHKKRKDVSCPIKQVPTGKKQVPLNPRVKTGTWPTITVPSQEFEPSNSHMVKSYSLLFRVTCPAGREISTRDNNVADEIPGRKKRYSSHRDDGETTFVAQMTVFDKNSVCRRLQLLDGEYEVSMQEMEECPVGKKRATWETIVDGKWVPPFDTFSHGPTLQFTLRWTGEESDLTTPPVTRPLATRNTHTSGSENQRTNTPKPSQTVAVKDPVSSDALLRKEQLHIEPRQKLRVYYQFLYNNNTRQQTEARDDLHCPWCTLNCRKLYSLLKHLKLSHSRFIFNYVPHPKGARIDVSVNECYDGSYVGNPHDLHCQPGFAFSRNGPVKRTCVTHILVCRPRRTKPSLSEFLECDEVPLEQRRPLVSGHNRLYFHSDSCMPLRPHEMEVDSEDEKDPEWLREKTVMQIDEFTDVNEGEKEVMKLWNLHVMKHGFIADNQMTQACMLFVENYGSVIVGKNLCRNFLLHLVSMHDFGLVSTLNIDRAMARLRQFKPAMNNDNSEPAKEHA; this is encoded by the exons AACCAACTCAGATATACCGATTCCTTCGAACGCGGAACCTCATCGCT CCCATTTTTCTGCACAGGACCCTCACGTACATGTCCCACCGCAACTCACGAGCCAGTGGCAAAAG gaAACATTTCACCGTGGACGATCTGCTCTTCAAGGTGGAGAGGATGAAAACCGAACAGGAGGCACACAA TTTGGCTTCGCACCTGCAGCTCACGTTCACTGGCTTCTTCCATAAAGTTG ATAAGACCCAGAACTGTGAGAACGAGGAGAGTTCTGTGTCACTGGAGGTGTTGCTCATCAAAGTGTGTCATAAGAAGAGGAAG gATGTGAGTTGCCCCATAAAACAGGTGCCTACTGGGAAGAAACAGGTGCCGCTGAACCCTCGAGTGAAGACGGGGACGTGGCCGACCATCACGGTGCCCAGTCAGGAGTTTGAGCCCAGTAACAGCCACATGGTCAAATCTTACTCACTGCTCTTCAGGGTCACGTGTCCTGCAGGGAGGGAGATCAGTACACGAGACAACA aTGTTGCTGACGAGATACCCGGCAGAAAGAAGCGTTACTCTTCTCACAGAGATGACGGAGAGACAACGTTTGTAGCACAGATGACTGTGTTTGATAAGaacag TGTGTGCAGGCGTCTGCAGTTGCTGGACGGTGAATATGAAGTGTCCATGCAGGAGATGGAGGAGTGTCCCGTCGGCAAGAAACGAGCCACGTGGGAAACCATTGTGGACGGCAAG TGGGTTCCTCCGTTCGACACGTTCTCTCATGGCCCGACTCTGCAGTTCACGCTCCGCTGGACAGGAGAGGAAAGTGACCTCACCACACCGCCGGTGACCCGACCACTCGCTACACGCAACACGCACACAAGTGGCAGCGAGAACCAGAGGACTAACACACCTAAACCGTCACAAACAGTAG CTGTTAAAGATCCTGTAAGCTCAGATGCCCTCCTGCGGAAAGAGCAGCTTCATATTGAGCCTCGGCAGAAACTCCGCGTCTATTATCAg TTTTTGTATAACAATAACACGCGGCAGCAGACAGAGGCTCGAGACGACCTGCACTGTCCCTGGTGTACACTTAACTGCCGTAAACTTTACAGTCTCCTCAAACACCTCAAACTGTCTCACAGCCGCTTCATCTTCAACTATGtg CCTCACCCTAAAGGAGCTCGGATAGACGTGTCGGTGAACGAGTGTTACGATGGATCCTATGTTGGAAATCCTCACGACCTGCACTGCCAGCCCGGCTTCGCCTTCAGTCGCAACGGCCCTGTTAAACGCACCTGCGTCACACACATCCTTGTCTGCAg GCCGAGGCGCACTAAGCCGAGTCTCTCCGAGTTCCTGGAGTGTGACGAGGTTCCACTGGAGCAGAGGAGGCCGTTAGTGAGCGGCCATAACCGCCTATACTTCCACAGCGACAGCTGCATGCCGCTGCGTCCTCACGAGATGGAGGTGGACAGTGAGGACGAGAAAGACCCCGAGTGGCTGAGGGAGAAAACGGTCATG CAAATCGATGAGTTTACTGACGTCAACgaaggagagaaggaggtgATGAAACTGTGGAACCTTCACGTTATGAAACATGG ATTTATAGCTGATAATCAGATGACTCAGGCCTGCATGCTGTTTGTGGAGAACTACGGCTCTGTGATCGTGGGGAAGAACCTGTGCCGGAACTTCCTGCTACATTTGGTCAGCATGCATGATTTCGGCCTGGTGAGCACACTGAACATCGACAGGGCCATGGCTCGTCTGCGCCAGTTTAAACCGGCCATGAATAATGACAACTCAGAACCGGCAAAGGAACACGCCTGA
- the suz12a gene encoding polycomb protein suz12-A isoform X2: MAPHKPGSDPYRSAKTHAHPTHASSLAMSAAKRPKMEQLQADHELFLQAFEKPTQIYRFLRTRNLIAPIFLHRTLTYMSHRNSRASGKRKHFTVDDLLFKVERMKTEQEAHNLASHLQLTFTGFFHKVDKTQNCENEESSVSLEVLLIKVCHKKRKDVSCPIKQVPTGKKQVPLNPRVKTGTWPTITVPSQEFEPSNSHMVKSYSLLFRVTCPAGREISTRDNNVADEIPGRKKRYSSHRDDGETTFVAQMTVFDKNRRLQLLDGEYEVSMQEMEECPVGKKRATWETIVDGKWVPPFDTFSHGPTLQFTLRWTGEESDLTTPPVTRPLATRNTHTSGSENQRTNTPKPSQTVAVKDPVSSDALLRKEQLHIEPRQKLRVYYQFLYNNNTRQQTEARDDLHCPWCTLNCRKLYSLLKHLKLSHSRFIFNYVPHPKGARIDVSVNECYDGSYVGNPHDLHCQPGFAFSRNGPVKRTCVTHILVCRPRRTKPSLSEFLECDEVPLEQRRPLVSGHNRLYFHSDSCMPLRPHEMEVDSEDEKDPEWLREKTVMQIDEFTDVNEGEKEVMKLWNLHVMKHGFIADNQMTQACMLFVENYGSVIVGKNLCRNFLLHLVSMHDFGLVSTLNIDRAMARLRQFKPAMNNDNSEPAKEHA, encoded by the exons AACCAACTCAGATATACCGATTCCTTCGAACGCGGAACCTCATCGCT CCCATTTTTCTGCACAGGACCCTCACGTACATGTCCCACCGCAACTCACGAGCCAGTGGCAAAAG gaAACATTTCACCGTGGACGATCTGCTCTTCAAGGTGGAGAGGATGAAAACCGAACAGGAGGCACACAA TTTGGCTTCGCACCTGCAGCTCACGTTCACTGGCTTCTTCCATAAAGTTG ATAAGACCCAGAACTGTGAGAACGAGGAGAGTTCTGTGTCACTGGAGGTGTTGCTCATCAAAGTGTGTCATAAGAAGAGGAAG gATGTGAGTTGCCCCATAAAACAGGTGCCTACTGGGAAGAAACAGGTGCCGCTGAACCCTCGAGTGAAGACGGGGACGTGGCCGACCATCACGGTGCCCAGTCAGGAGTTTGAGCCCAGTAACAGCCACATGGTCAAATCTTACTCACTGCTCTTCAGGGTCACGTGTCCTGCAGGGAGGGAGATCAGTACACGAGACAACA aTGTTGCTGACGAGATACCCGGCAGAAAGAAGCGTTACTCTTCTCACAGAGATGACGGAGAGACAACGTTTGTAGCACAGATGACTGTGTTTGATAAGaacag GCGTCTGCAGTTGCTGGACGGTGAATATGAAGTGTCCATGCAGGAGATGGAGGAGTGTCCCGTCGGCAAGAAACGAGCCACGTGGGAAACCATTGTGGACGGCAAG TGGGTTCCTCCGTTCGACACGTTCTCTCATGGCCCGACTCTGCAGTTCACGCTCCGCTGGACAGGAGAGGAAAGTGACCTCACCACACCGCCGGTGACCCGACCACTCGCTACACGCAACACGCACACAAGTGGCAGCGAGAACCAGAGGACTAACACACCTAAACCGTCACAAACAGTAG CTGTTAAAGATCCTGTAAGCTCAGATGCCCTCCTGCGGAAAGAGCAGCTTCATATTGAGCCTCGGCAGAAACTCCGCGTCTATTATCAg TTTTTGTATAACAATAACACGCGGCAGCAGACAGAGGCTCGAGACGACCTGCACTGTCCCTGGTGTACACTTAACTGCCGTAAACTTTACAGTCTCCTCAAACACCTCAAACTGTCTCACAGCCGCTTCATCTTCAACTATGtg CCTCACCCTAAAGGAGCTCGGATAGACGTGTCGGTGAACGAGTGTTACGATGGATCCTATGTTGGAAATCCTCACGACCTGCACTGCCAGCCCGGCTTCGCCTTCAGTCGCAACGGCCCTGTTAAACGCACCTGCGTCACACACATCCTTGTCTGCAg GCCGAGGCGCACTAAGCCGAGTCTCTCCGAGTTCCTGGAGTGTGACGAGGTTCCACTGGAGCAGAGGAGGCCGTTAGTGAGCGGCCATAACCGCCTATACTTCCACAGCGACAGCTGCATGCCGCTGCGTCCTCACGAGATGGAGGTGGACAGTGAGGACGAGAAAGACCCCGAGTGGCTGAGGGAGAAAACGGTCATG CAAATCGATGAGTTTACTGACGTCAACgaaggagagaaggaggtgATGAAACTGTGGAACCTTCACGTTATGAAACATGG ATTTATAGCTGATAATCAGATGACTCAGGCCTGCATGCTGTTTGTGGAGAACTACGGCTCTGTGATCGTGGGGAAGAACCTGTGCCGGAACTTCCTGCTACATTTGGTCAGCATGCATGATTTCGGCCTGGTGAGCACACTGAACATCGACAGGGCCATGGCTCGTCTGCGCCAGTTTAAACCGGCCATGAATAATGACAACTCAGAACCGGCAAAGGAACACGCCTGA